The following coding sequences lie in one Arachis ipaensis cultivar K30076 chromosome B03, Araip1.1, whole genome shotgun sequence genomic window:
- the LOC107633146 gene encoding 60S ribosomal protein L18-like, producing the protein MFFLETGTALLLLDYFSELATLLPRCTASLRCTAHQRTLVTSPPTAAAKCEGLRLTSLHFLCHLINFVKGKEGKIAVVVGTVTDDIKVYEVLALKVTTLRFIETACARIEKVGGECLTFDQLALRAPLGQNVLLRGPKKSKEAVKHFGPALGVPHSHTKPYVQSKGRKYERTRGRRNSKGLRV; encoded by the exons ATGTTTTTCCTTGAAACTGGCACTGCTCTGCTTCTGCTGGACTACTTCTCGGAACTGGCTACTCTGCTTCCGCGCTGCACAGCTTCTCTGCGTTGCACTGCTCACCAGAGAACCTTAGTCACATCGCCACCAACAGCGGCCGCGAAGTGTGAAG GATTAAG GTTAACTAGCCTTCACTTTCTCTGTCACTTGATTAACTTTGTGAAGGGCAAG gaAGGTAAAATTGCCGTGGTAGTGGGAACTGTAACTGATGATATCAAAGTGTATGAAGTTCTTGCATTGAAGGTTACTACACTCAGGTTTATAGAGACTGCATGTGCTAGAATAGAGAAGGTTGGTGGTGAATGCTTGACATTTGATCAGCTTGCACTTAGGGCACCTCTCGGACAGAAC gTCCTTCTTAGAGGCCCAAAGAAGTCCAAGGAAGCTGTGAAACACTTTGGTCCTGCTCTTGGTGTTCCTCACAGCCATACCAAGCCTTATGTACAATCTAAGGGAAGGAAGTATGAGAGGACTAGAGGAAGGAGGAATAGCAAAGGACTTAGGGTTTAA
- the LOC107633145 gene encoding uncharacterized protein LOC107633145: MIKTKKLNLRYIGPFKVLKRVGLVAYQIALPPCLSNLHDVFHVSQLCKYTSDAAHVFEPELVELKENLTFQVTLVRIDDTSVKEFHGKEVLLVMVAWKRAGVEEHTWELKSDMRKDYPELFSGNH, from the coding sequence ATGATTAAAACCAAAAAGTTGAATCTGAGATACATTGGGCCGTTTAAAGTTTTGAAGCGAGTCGGGCTAGTGGCATATCAAATAGCCTTGCCGCCATGTTTGTCTAACTTACATGACGTATTCCATGTGTCACAACTCTGTAAGTACACAtcggatgcggctcatgtgttTGAGCCCGAGTTGGTTGAGTTGAAGGAGAACCTGACTTTTCAAGTAACACTGGTGCGGATTGACGACACTAGTGTGAAGGAGTTTCATGGAAAGGAAGTTCTATTGGTCATGGTAGCTTGGAAGAGAGCTGGAGTGGAAGAGCACACCTGGGAGTTAAAGTCGGACATGCGGAAGGATTATCCGGAGTTATTCTCAGGTAATCACTAA